From the genome of Cuculus canorus isolate bCucCan1 unplaced genomic scaffold, bCucCan1.pri scaffold_88_arrow_ctg1, whole genome shotgun sequence:
CTGGGACAAAGAGAGCCGAGTGTCTTTCCAGCCTGAGATCAGGTGACTCATGAAATGCCTGCATTCACGCAATGCAACACATCCTCCTAGCTTGGAGAAATAAGATCCTTCCCTGTCACCTTCCTGGTGTCCTGTATAATTATGGGACAAGAAAAGTGAATCTTGTGCccagttatttttgtaatagGAGCAATGACAGTGCAGGAAAGAagtttctcttccagctgagggagggaacaCCAGGGATGGCCTCAgcctgtttctcagcaggttccccCGGAGCCCCAGTGACACCTCAAAGGAGCCCAGAGGGAGCAGAAaaagggctgccttgggctgttgctctgctgctgagctgagaTGGGCTCTTGGGACAGAGTGAGCTCATAACGAGAGGAAAGTTCTGAAAAGATCCAGCTCTggccaggagcagctcctctgagggcactgcctgcaggcatcaaggggagaggagggaggcagagagaggggaaaggcagcgTGGGgtgagagggaagaagaggctTCGTCTGGAGAAAAGTCTTCACAGCCTTTCTCCAGGTGAGTCTCTGGCtgcaggacaatgcaggtgcAGTTCCTGGAGGGGTCTCCTAAAGCcggcacagccacagcctctgggatctgtcaggagggctcttgcagtttctccagcagaaacaaaagccaGAGTCAGCGCTCAGCCTGTCCGGGGAGCTCCTCATGGTGGGAcagagagaagctgtgggtggAAGAAGCAGTTCCTGGACGGACAggttctttctgctttttggaAGGTGCTGTGTGAGTCAGGGCTCACAGCTCCAAATCAACCCAGGACTTCTAAGAGGACATTTCAAGGTTAAGATCAGGGATGGGATTGTGTTTAAAGAACTTCCCTGATTCTGCCTTTTCACTTTCCTACTCTTGGGGATTTGTAGcggagaaatagaaaaaaaggctCTCATGATTGAACAAATCACTGAACTTCTGAGCTGTGTCCTTGAGTGGTCAGTAGGTCTGAGGAGCCTCCTAAAGTGTTTCCAGCTTCTCTCTTCCCACGGGCAGTACCAGCACCACCTCTGCTGTCACCAGGCTCAGTCTGTCCTGTCCTTTCCTACTTATAAACAAGAACCTGTGCCCAGCTTTACAGCAAACAGGCAGGCTTGTGTAGGGCCaggggggagcagagagggtcaGATGGAGTCTGTGAGCACTAATAGGGAGCAGACATGGGACAGGGTATCACCTCCAGCAAGGAAAATCTCCAGGAAaatctctctgcttcctctcccacccagcaaagcctctgccctcagggctctgggctccaaggctgaaccccctcctctgcagccacagctccagtgccctctccagagctcaggggctgagagcaactgcccggcaaggttggtgtctgggagggggcgagcacagctggggaaggggaacgctGTCTGTGCCTGgactgcctctgccctggcctcttTCAGACAGACTCTCTGCTCCTGTTTCTCCCcttgtttctgttcttgctgttctctTGTTCTggctgccaggctctctggggatgggagttaCAGCTGCAGAGTCACCCACTGACCTGCCTTCTGCCCTCACAGCTACTCCTCCCTGGCAGTGCAGATGCTGACAGTCCCGTCTCCACCAGGAACACTTCCACAGGACAAAGCTGaaccccagcagtgtcccctgtccccactgtccctttgaccccctgctgcagagcagggctgagtcCTCACAGCCAGCGGGCAGAGGTCCTGCTGCTCCTGTCACATTCAGCCGGCACCAAACAGGGCTCCAGGCatggagctgaaggaagggctgagagaaAAGGCCAGAGTGTGTGCAGCCATGGGGAGAGGAATGAGAATTGATTTTGGGTCAGACTTTAGGCTCTCCCGTAACTTGTCactgtgctttcatttctgaCAGTTCCCCATGCCCAGAAGCAGACAATGTCCAATAGCAGCTCCATTGACcaattcctcctcctggcattcgcatacacacgggagctgcagctcttgcacttctggctcttcctgggcatctacctggctgccctcctgggcaacggcctcatcatcaccatcatcaccTGTGACCACCatctccacacccccatgtacttcttcctcctcaacctctccctCCTGgacctgggatccatctccaccactaTCCCCAAAGCCATGGCCAATTCTCTATGGAACACCAGGGCCATCTCTTACGTGGGATGTGCTGCCCAGATCTTCTTTGTATTCTTCTTCCTTGGTGCAGAATATTCTCTTCTCACGGTCATGGCTTATGACCGttacgttgccatctgcaaacccttGGACTatgggaccctcctgggcagcagagcttgtgtccacatggcagcagctgcctggggcgctgggtttctcaatgctctgctgcacacgccaatacattttccctgcccctctgccaggcaATGCTGTGGACCAATTCTTCTGTGAagttccccagatcctcaagctctcctgtTCACACTCCTACTTCAGAGAGGTTGGGCTTCTTGTAGTTAGTTTTTTGTAGCATTGGgctgttttgtttcattgtggtgtcctacATGCAGATCTTcaggctgtgctgaggatcccctcagcagggacggcacaaagccttttctaCGTGCCTCCCGCACTTGGCTGTTGTCTCCATGTTTGTCAGCACCGCATGATTGCCTACCTGAAgcccccctccacctcctccccaccctGGATCTGGTGGTGGcagttctgtactcagtggtCCTCCGCAgtgaaccccctcatctacagcttgaaaccagcagctcaaggatgcagtgtggaaactcaTGACTGTCTTTTTAAGTATCATTGATCTCCCATCTTCTTCTACCTATCACTCACAATGAAACTGTGCAGAAACATCCTATCTTTGGTAGctgatttggtttggtttttggttcTTCTTTGTTATGATGACATTGTCCACAAAGAAATGTCATTGTTCATCCCACTGCTCTGTCAGTATCTCCCTGTCTTGTGTGACCTGCAGACTGTGTAAATAATGACCCCtactctgttctttttaaagaaaataaagtctctCACAGACACTTATTTATCCATCATCCTTCCTCCAAGACTTTCTCTCGAGCTCCTGGGTCACTTTTAGAGGTTGGAGAAAAGGAGTCCCAGCATAGCAGCATGTCATGGAGCACCTGCGCTTAGTCCTTCTAAAGCTGCTCTCTTTGTCCCTCCATGATCTCCTTCCCAGCCCTTGTGCTGGTGGAAGGTCTGAGTGCTCTGAGCTTGGTCCCACTCCTGCGCTGTGACTGTCCTGTGATCACAGACAGGGACAGGCAATGGGCACCTCTGTGACAGGGATGATGTCCATGGGGTTGCTGTGAAGGCCTGTGGGACAGAAAGAGCCTCAAGGTCACTTCACTTTGAGAGTAATGTCCCCTGGAAACTGCCTGAGTGCAGCACTAGGATGTGCTTCCTTGGATCAAGTTCTTGGAGTTCATTCCTCATGTTGGTGGGGCAGATGAGTGCAGAGCAGGGTGAGCAACCACAGCTCTGGGAGTGGCAGCAGGAGAACAAACACActgtgactgctgctgtgcagagccaCTGTATGGGGAGGGTCTGTCTCTGAGCACCCTGTGTGTGAGATCAGGGCACAAGGTGTCTCGTTCAGTCCCTGTTATCTGTCAGCAAACAATGAGAAGTGGTTCCTTCTCCGGTCTTAATCAGGAAGGGGaattgagaaaggaaaagagtcCTGAaggttgaaataaaaagatggatttaataaaaacaataaaacctcACACTATTACTATCAGTAGCACTTACAGTAACACTCATGCTGGTGCCAGGGCGTGTTTTAGTACCAGTGGTAgtggtagaatcatagaatcacttcatagaatcatggaatgcttcgggttggaagggtccttagAGATCATTCATTTCATTCCTCCTTGTCAtatgcagggacacctcccactggatcagggtgtctacagcctcattcaacctggcctcGAACTTCTCAGTACTAGGATTAAAATTAATACGAATTTATATATAATGATATCAAGGCAGCATCCCAGGGAGCTGAGTGAGCAGGATGATGTCACAGTGAGGCCACCCGCCATCATCTTCCAAAGGTTATGGAGACTGAGGGAACTCCCAAAGCACTGGCAGCACTCCCACATTGCCtgtccttttcagaaatggcCAATGGATAAGCAGGGATCTAAAGACTGTCTCTGATACCTTGTCCTGTCAGATCCCATTTCTGGGTGTCTGAAGGAGAAGGGGACTGGATTTCCCTGGGCAGATTGTGTGTCTTCACCATTCTATTACCTGCGTCTTCGATGACCTGACAGTTATATGAGCCATCTCTTCTATGACCTtgcccttctatgacccaagcCTCCTATGACCTGACTCCTCCAATGACTCTTCTATNNNNNNNNNNNNNNNNNNNNNNNNNNNNNNNNNNNNNNNNNNNNNNNNNNNNNNNNNNNNNNNNNNNNNNNNNNNNNNNNNNNNNNNNNNNNNNNNNNNNGAACCGTCTGTCTCCCCAAAACGGAACACTCTCCTAATGACCCTCAAAGAGAGAAGCCCTTTCCATTCTCCTGATACAACCAAGCCgatggaccaggctgctgaggaagagcCCAGATGCAAGAACGCTCCTTCAGTTCAGCCAAAACCGAAGAGAAGGAGTAGGAGAGGGAAACGAAAGGAGGACTGTTAAGTCCCTTTCAGAAATACTACAAGTTTCTTAAATACCAATGGGATCGAGTTTGGATGAAATGACACCAGCGATCCTTTTCCACAGCTGCTTTCATTTGCAATGTGCATTGTCTCAGGCGATGGCTGAGGCTGTTTTGAAAtagctgtttgtttgtttgtaggaagaaataaagaatgttagaatcatagaatgtcctgtGTGTGAAGGGACCtcctcctgatatccaatctaaacctcccctggcgcatcTTCGTGACATTCGCTTGGGTGGACAAGGTGTCATGTGGCCAGGTGTGTCTAAAGAACTCATAACTGAGTAGGAAGGCAATGGCCATGAAGGGGGCTGTGAGGTCACTTGTGCATCTGGAGGGGACAGGCCAACAGCAGGAAGATGACTGGGAAAGGGACTGTGAGGTCACCActttctgaagcagctgataGGTCAGACCTTGACTCATGGCTGAAATTTGTGCTTCTGAGCTCACATCTGGCAGTGTCTTTGACAGGCCAGCAGAAGGCACCTGGTTGACTCATTGATTGTGAGATCCCATAGAAAAATGGGGTCATAGAGTGGTGGGGCCACAGAAGACTTTGGTCATAAAAGAACTGGGACATAGAAGAATCGTATAACAGCAGTTTCATAGAAGGATTGAAGCAGTCAGATCCTACGAGAGTTGGGGCATAGAAAAGTCATAGAAGATTTGGGTCAGAGAAAGGTTGTAGAAGGGTCGGGTAATAGAGGAGCTGGGTCTTAGAATGGTCATGGATGAGTTGGGTCATACGagggtcatagaagggtcagaGAACCGTCAGGTGATAGAAGGTTTGGGTCACAGAAGGGGGTGGTCACTGAACAGTCATAGATgtgtcaggtcatagaagagtcatagtAGAGTCCGGTCACAGAAAGGTCAAATAGTCATAAATGAgtggggtcatagaagagttgggcCATAGAGGACCTCGGTCTTTGAAGGGTAATTAAAGAGTCGATTCATAGAAGGGTCAGGTCACAGATTTGTAGGGTTCATAtaagagtcatagaagagttgggtcattGAAGGGTTATGTCACAGAGGGACTGAAGAATATTCAGGGTATAGAATTGTTATAGAAGAGCTGGCTGATAGAAGGGTAGGGTCAAAAGTGTCATGTCATAGAACAGTAATAGAAAAACGAGGTCATCAAAAAGTAGTGTCATAGAAGAATCGGGTTATAGAAGGGTCATAGGAGTTTTGGGTCATACAAGTGTCAGGTGACATAAGGGTTacagaagagttgggtcataaAAGTATTGAGTAATAGAAGAACAGGATCATAGGAGAGCTGAGTCATAGAATAATAAGAGtagggtcatagaagagttgggtcaaAGAAAGATTATAGAAAAGTTGGGTTATAGAAGAGTAGGCTGACAGAAGAGCGATAGGAGAGTCAGGTCATACAAAAGTCAGGTCATAGTAGAGTCATAAGAGAGTCTTTcaagagttgggtcatagaagagtcatatTTCAGAAGGGTCATAGGAGAGTCAGGTGCCAGAAGATTCATGATAGAGTTGGGTCATACAAGAGTCAGGGCACAGAAGGGCTGGAACGTTCAAGGCTTGGTTCGAGAAGTGGCCCTGCTGGGAGCACAGAGAGGGAACCAGGACTGACCAGACAGGTAAGCCAGGACGCACTCCCCTGGGGAAAGGGATgtccctggagaagagcaagggAACATTTCTGTACCTGCAGAGAAGAATCCCTGAGAAGGAGAATCCTCTTCCTGCAGGCCCTCGTGTGGGGCAGGccgctctgctgctgagctcagaCTGTCTGTTACTGCAGCTAAAGTAAGCTCAAAGCCCCAAGCAGCCCAAAGACAGCCAAGTCCTAAGGCCTCTTGGCTTAATACAGAACCATTGGCTGTTACTAGCAATGGCAACGCAGTGTTGAAGGGTATCCCAGGCTGCACAATAGATCCACTGAATCACACTAAGTAACAGACAGTGCCTTCtgaagacagacagagagaggatCTCTAACAAGCTTCAAGTTCCTCAGCATTTGAGCATCAAATAAACCTGCACACTTAGTGCCACCCGTGCACACAGGAACCATCCCTCCAGATCCAAAAAGGCCTTGGATGAGGGGTgatctccctccctccccaccccaaatAATAAAGGTGCTATGTAAGCCTTTATTTATTCAAACACACAGGGAGCACAGGTCCCCATTTACACAGCCACTCAGCAAGAAAAGACAATCAGACAGTGAATAAGAAAGAGGATGAGAAcattattataattaaaaaatgccaccaaaaccaaaaaatacagaaggcaGAGTGGGCCTGCAGTGAGTTACATTAGAACTGCTATGCAGAAGCCCGGGAGTTATCAGCGTATCCAGTTATCAgcttccacactgcatccttgagctgctggttcctcaggCTGTAGATGATTggattcagtgctggaggcaccaccGCGTATGGAACTGCCACCACCAGATCCAGCAATGGGGAGGAGATGAAGGGGGGTTTCAGGTGGGCAAACATGGCAGTGCTGACAAACAGAGAAACcacagccaggtgagggaggcacgtagagaaggctttgtgccgtccctgctctgaggggatcctcagcacagccctgaagatctgcacataggatgcaacaatgaaaataaaacagctgaatATGATGAAAAGAGTAACCACACTAAGCCCAACTTCCCTGAGgtaggagtgtgagcaggagagttTGAGGACCtgggggatttcacagaagaactgttccacagcattgcccttgcagaggggcagggaaaatgtattggctgtgtgcagcagagcatagagaaacccagcgccccaggcagctgctgccatgtggacacaagctctgctgcccaggagggtcccgtagcgcaggggtttgcagatggcaacgtagcggtcataggacatgatggtgagaaAAGAAtgctctgctgaaatgaaaaaggcaaacagaaagaatTGGGCAACACATCCTGCATAGGAGATCTCCCTGGTATCCCAGAGGGAATttgccatggatttggggacagtggtggagatggatcccaggtcaagaacagagaggttgaggagaaagaagtacatgggggtgtggaggtggtggtcgCAGATGATGGCAGTGATGATGAGGCCATTGCCCAGGAGGGTGGacaggtagatgcccaggaagagccagaagtgcaagagctgcagctcccgtgtgtctgcgaatgccaggaggaggaactgggtgatggagctgctgttggacatctgctgcaTCTGGATATGGGGCAAAGTcacaggaggaaaggacagtGACAAGTTAGGGGAGAATTCTCTGGataaaatcaaagccattt
Proteins encoded in this window:
- the LOC128850818 gene encoding olfactory receptor 14C36-like translates to MSNSSSITQFLLLAFADTRELQLLHFWLFLGIYLSTLLGNGLIITAIICDHHLHTPMYFFLLNLSVLDLGSISTTVPKSMANSLWDTREISYAGCVAQFFLFAFFISAEHSFLTIMSYDRYVAICKPLRYGTLLGSRACVHMAAAAWGAGFLYALLHTANTFSLPLCKGNAVEQFFCEIPQVLKLSCSHSYLREVGLSVVTLFIIFSCFIFIVASYVQIFRAVLRIPSEQGRHKAFSTCLPHLAVVSLFVSTAMFAHLKPPFISSPLLDLVVAVPYAVVPPALNPIIYSLRNQQLKDAVWKLITGYADNSRASA